The DNA segment TAAAAATGTTCTCAAAGGGGAGTTAATCTCTGCTGATGAGAATGAGATAAAATTAAAAACTGAGCATGGTGAAGAGACAATTACATATGATCAAATCTCTAGTGCTTCAACATATTTTGAGTGGTAATATAGGCTTTTAAAATGAGTTTTGAAAGCTCTTTAACATTTTTTCTAGCAATATTAATATTTGGAATAACACCAGGTCCAGGTGTATTTGCTCTTCTTGCAAGAGGTATGACACTTGGTGCAAAACAATGTATTCCTTTAGCTCTCGGTATGACAATAAGTGATGTAATTTATCTAATATTTGCATGTTTAGGATTAGCTACAATTGCGCATAATTATGCTTTTTTATTTGAAGCAATTAGAATTTTAGGTGCGGTTTATCTATTTTATCTTGGATATAAAATGTTTACTGCACCAATAGAGTTAGAAAAGACACAGAAAAAAGAGAAACTAAAAAAAGATTTCCTTTTAACTTTTATTCAAGGATTCCTTATCTCGGCTTCTAATCCTAAAGTAATATTATTTTATATTGCATTTTTACCAACATTTTTGGATATAAAATCATTAAATACTAATGATATAATTTGGGTATCTTTCTTAACAATTGTTGCTTTAATGATAGGATTAATGTTTGTATCAATTTTGGCAAATAAAGCTAAACAACTATTAAAATCAAAAAAATCACTAAAAAGATTAAATTACACTGCTGGTTCAATTATGATTGCAGCTGGAAGTTTTCTTTTATTCAATAAGCAGGCATAATGAAAATTGATGATAATTTTTATATGAAGTTGGCTATTGATGAAGCTTGGAAATACCAACTCTTAACATATCCAAATCCAGCTGTTGGTTGTACTGTTGTTAAAAATGGTGAAATTTTAGCTATTGAAGCTCACCATGAAGCTGGAGAAGCACATGCTGAAGTTAATGCTTTAAAAGCTGCATATATTAAAAAAAATCCAAATAATTTATTAAAAATGAAAAATAGTAGTCACGAGATACATGATTATTTAATAAAAAATCATAATGGGTTTTTCCATGACTGTGAAGTATTTGTTACATTAGAACCTTGTAATCACATAGGGAAAACTCCTGCATGTGCTAATCTTTTAAAAGAGATAAAACCAAAAAGAGTAATTATTGCGCATAAAGATATAAATAAAGAAGCAAGCGGTGGCTGTGAGAGCTTAAATGAAGCAGGAATAGAGATAAGCTTAGGCTGTATGGAAAAAGTAGCTTATAATCTTTTATATCCTTTTATTAAATGGAGAAGTGGAACTTTTATCTTTTTTAAAATGGCTATGACTCTAAATGGTTCTATTGATGGAAATATATCTTCAAATCAAACCTTGGCTTTAACCCATACATTAAGAGATAAAATTGATTTGATGTTAATAGGTGGAAATACAGTTAGAAGTGATAAACCAACTTTAGATGCAAGATATATAGTTGGACGTGCCCCAAATGTAATGATATACTCTAAAAATAAGGTTTTTGATAATAGTATTCCTTTATTTAAAGTGCCAAATAGGGAAGTTATTATTAGTGATGATTTGTTTAAACTGTTAGATTATAAGTTTGTTATGGTTGAAGGAACT comes from the Halarcobacter ebronensis genome and includes:
- a CDS encoding LysE family translocator; its protein translation is MSFESSLTFFLAILIFGITPGPGVFALLARGMTLGAKQCIPLALGMTISDVIYLIFACLGLATIAHNYAFLFEAIRILGAVYLFYLGYKMFTAPIELEKTQKKEKLKKDFLLTFIQGFLISASNPKVILFYIAFLPTFLDIKSLNTNDIIWVSFLTIVALMIGLMFVSILANKAKQLLKSKKSLKRLNYTAGSIMIAAGSFLLFNKQA
- the ribD gene encoding bifunctional diaminohydroxyphosphoribosylaminopyrimidine deaminase/5-amino-6-(5-phosphoribosylamino)uracil reductase RibD; this encodes MKIDDNFYMKLAIDEAWKYQLLTYPNPAVGCTVVKNGEILAIEAHHEAGEAHAEVNALKAAYIKKNPNNLLKMKNSSHEIHDYLIKNHNGFFHDCEVFVTLEPCNHIGKTPACANLLKEIKPKRVIIAHKDINKEASGGCESLNEAGIEISLGCMEKVAYNLLYPFIKWRSGTFIFFKMAMTLNGSIDGNISSNQTLALTHTLRDKIDLMLIGGNTVRSDKPTLDARYIVGRAPNVMIYSKNKVFDNSIPLFKVPNREVIISDDLFKLLDYKFVMVEGTYSLMEILKERIDFVVLLVSPKIRKGLNALNDIDQDFEIIHENMIGKEKIIYLKRK